The Caulobacter sp. FWC2 region CCAGGCAAGCATGATCTCCAGGGCGATCCCGCCCAGGACGATCAGGGTCACCATCAGACGCAGGACCAGATAGGGCCGGGAGATCCGGCGCGCGTGGGCCGCCGTGCGCTGGCCGGTTTCGCTGAGACGGCCGCAGACCTCAGCCAAGCCCGAAGCCGGGAAGCGTTCGGCCACGCGGGCGTAGAGGTTGTCGAGCGTCTCGACCACCTTGCTCGCGTCCAGCTTCTGACGATCCCTGGCCATGCCGCGCCATAGCGCAGGTTCATGACCGCTCGCGCAAGGGGAGGAACGGTGTTAGATTAAAACAATCGTTTGAATTCGCGTCAGGAAAGCAAAGAAGGCGATCATGGACGACACGATTCCCGAGGGCTTCGGCCCTCATGTCCGCAAGAGCCCGCTGACCGATCCCTGGGAGCCGCTCTATGCCCGCCAGGCCTCGGACCGGCTGGTGCTGGGTGTCCGCGTGCGGCCAGAGCACTGCAATTCGCGGAACATGCCGCACGGCGGCTTCCTGGCGGCGCTGGCCGACAACGCCATGGGACTGTCGCTGGGCGTGAACCTGGCCGCCGCGCGACAGCCGGTGGGCGGTCTCGTGACCGTGTCGCTGACCGTGGACTATCTGGGCTCGGCCAAACTCGGGCAGTGGCTCGCGTTCGACACCGACTTCGTCAAGCTGGGTCGCTCGATCTGCTTCGCCGAGGCGACGGTGCGCGCGGACGGGGCTCCCATCGCGCGCGCCCGTGCAACCTTCAAGGTGCTTGAGGCTAAAGCCACCGCTTAAGCCCGTTCGTGCACCGCTTCCTCGGCCGCCAGCGGCTGGGGCAGGCGGCTGATCATTTCCTTCGGGCAGACCTGCCAGAACTGATCCCGCACCCGGTCCCAGTCACGCAGCAAAGCGGCCGCGAACACCGAGTCCGTCTCGCGGGCGTGCTCGGCGATCAGCGAGCGCAGCACGCCCTCCCAATAGGGCGAGGCCAGGCGCTGCACGACAATGCTGTCGGGGTTGATATTATCCTCGAAGCGGTCGTGCTGGTCGAGCACGAAAGCCATGCCGCCGGTCATGCCCGCGCCGAAGTTGCCGCCCGTCGGACCCAGGATCACCACCTGGCCGCCGGTCATGTACTCGCAGCCGTTGGCGCCGCAGCCCTCGACCACCGTGGTGGCGCCCGAGTTGCGGACCGCGAAGCGCTCGCCCGCCTGGCCCGCCGCGAACAGCCGGCCCGAGGTGGCGCCGAACAGCACGGTGTTGCCGATCAGGGTGTTGGTCTCCGGCGCCGCCAGGCCGCGCGCGGGCTTGATGACGATCGTCGCGCCCGACAGGCCCTTGCCGACATAGTCGTTGGCCTCGCCGGTCAGCTCGATGCGCAGGCCTTGGACGGCGAAGGCGCCCAGGCTCTGGCCGGCCGAGCCCTTGAGCTGTACGGTCAGGTGACCCGCAGGCAGGCCCTTCATCCCGAACTTGCGGACGATGTGGCTGGAGGTGCGCGTGCCGATGGTGCGGGCGGTGCTGCGGACCGTGTAGGTCAGCTGCATCTTCTCGCCGCGTTCCAGCAGCGGCGCGGCGTCGCGGACGATCTGGGCGTCCAGCGTGTCCGGCACCGCATTGCGCCCGACGACCGTGTTGTAGGGCTTGTTCGCGCCCGGATCGGCGCGGACCAGCAGCGGGTTCAGGTCGAGGTCGTCGAGGTGCTCGCCGCCGCGGCTGACCTGCGCCAGCAGATCGGTGCGGCCGACGATTTCCTGGAGGCTCCTAAAGCCCAGGCCCGCCAGGATCTCGCGCACTTCTTCAGCGACGAACGTGAAGAGGTTGATGACCTTGTCGGGCGTGCCGGTGAACTTGGCGCGCAGGGCCTCGTCCTGGGTGCAGACGCCCACCGGGCAGGTGTTGGAGTGGCACTGGCGCACCATGATGCAGCCCATCGCCACCAGCGAGGCGGTGCCGATGCCGAACTCTTCGGCGCCCATCATCGCGGCGATGACGATGTCGCGACCCGTGCGCATGCCGCCGTCGGCCCGCAGAACGACGGAGTGGCGCAGGTTGTTCAGCGTCAGCACCTGGTTGGCTTCCGACAGGCCCATCTCCCACGGACCGCCGGCATATTTCACCGAGGTCTGGGGCGAGGCGCCCGTGCCGCCGACGCCGCCGGCCACCAGGATCACGTCGGCCTTGGCCTTGGCCACGCCGGCGGCGATGGCGCCGATGCCGGTGGCCGCGACCAGCTTGACCGTGACCCGGGCGACCGGGTTGATCTGCTTCAGGTCGTAGATGAGCTGGGCCAGGTCCTCGATCGAATAGATGTCATGGTGCGGCGGCGGGCTGATCAGCATCACACCAGGCGTCGCGTGACGCAGGCGGGCGATCATCTCGGTGACCTTGAAGCCGGGCAGCTGACCGCCCTCGCCGGGCTTGGCGCCCTGGGCGACCTTGATCTCCAGCTCGACGCACTGGTTCAGATATTCTGCGGTGACGCCGAACCGGCCCGAGGCCACCTGCTTGATGGCGCTGTTGGGGTTGTCGCCGTTCGGCAGCGGCTTGTAGCGCGCGCTGTCCTCGCCGCCTTCGCCCGAGACCGACTTGGCCCCGATGCGGTTCATGGCGATGTTCAGGGCGCCGTGGGCTTCTGGGCCGAGGGCCCCGAGGCTCATGCCGGGCGTGACGAAGCGCTTGCGGATCTCGTTGACGCTCTCGACGTCGTCGGTCGAGATCGGGTTGCGGTCCGAGCGCCAGTCCAACAGGTCGCGCAGCTGGATCGGCTTCTGCGTCCGCAGACCGTTCGACCAGCGGCGATAGAGCTCGTAGTCGCCGGTGTCGCAGGCCGTCTGCAGGGTGTGCATCAGGCGGGCTTCGAAGGCGTGGGCCTCGCCCGAGCGGCGCGCCTTGTAGAGGCCGCCGACCGGCAGGGTGACGGCGGTCTCGCCCCAGGCCTTGCGGTGCAGCTCGACCGTCTTGCTCTCGATGCCGGCGAAACCGATGCCCGAGATGCGCGAGGGCATGCCGGGGAAGAACTCGGCGGCCAGGGCGCGCGACAGGCCGACGGCTTCGAAGTTGTAGCCGCCGCGATACGAGCTGATGACGCTGATGCCCATCTTGGAGATGATCTTCAGCAAACCAGCCTCGATGGCCGTCTTGAAGTTGATGCAGACGTCGCGCAGCGACTTTTCGCCTAGCAGACCGCGCTCCAGGCGATCCTGGAAGCTCTCCTGCGCGAGATAGGCGTTGACCGCCGTCGCCCCGACCCCGACCAGCACCGCGAAATAGTGGGTGTCCAGGCACTCGGCCGAGCGGACGATGATCGAGACGTAGCTGCGCAGGCCTTTGCCGACCAGATGGGCGTGGACGCCGCCGGTGGCCAGGATCATCGGCAGGGCGACGCGGTCCTCGGCGCTGGCCTCGTCGGTCAGGACGATGGCGCCGCAGCCGCGCAGCACGGCGTCCTCGGCCTCGGCGCGGATACGGTCGAGATTGGCGCGCAGGGCGTCGCCGGCCCGGGCCTCGGCGGCCGGCAGGGGCATGGTGCAGTCGATGACCGCGACGTTCTTCTCGCCCAGCAGGCCGTGGATCCGCTCGTACATGCCGGTGGTCAGCACGGGGCTTTCCAGCACGTAGACATCCGCTTGCGCGGCGTCCTGGGCCAGGATGTTGCCGAGGTTCTTGAAGCGGGTCTTCAGGCTCATCACGCCGGTCTCCCGCAGGGGGTCGATCGGCGGGTTGGTCACCTGGCTGAAGTTCTGGCGGAAGTAGTGCGACAGCGGACGGTACTTCTCCGACAGCACCGCCAGCGGCGTGTCGTCGCCCATCGAGCCGACGGCTTCCTTGCCCTCCTCGACCATGGGGGCCAGGACCATTTCCAGGTCTTCCAGGCTGTAGCCGGCGGCGGCCTGGCGACGGGTCAGCTCTTCACGGCCGTACTTGCGCGGCTCGGGGCCTGGGCCGATCTGCTTTTCGAGATCGACCATGTTGCCCAGCCACTCGGTGTAGGGGTGGCGTTCGGCCAGCTCGTCGATGATCTCGTTCTCGCCGTACAGCCGGCCCTCAGCGAGGTCGATGGCGATCATCCGGCCCGGCGAGATGGCCAGCTTGCGGGTGATGCGCGCTTCCTCGACGCCGCACATGCCGGCTTCCGAGCCCATGATCACCAGGCCGTCGTCGGTATAGGCCACGCGCAGCGGGCGCAGGCCCGAGCGGTCCTTGCCGGCCACGACCCAGCGGCCGTCGGTGGCGCACAGGGCGGCCGGACCGTCCCAAGGCTCCATCACGGCGTTGCAGTAGGAGTAGAGCGCCTTGTGGGCGTCCTTCATCTTCGGGTTAGCGGCTTCCGGCACCAGCAGGGCCTTGGCCATCGGCGCGTCACGGCCGGCGCGCACCAGCACCTCG contains the following coding sequences:
- a CDS encoding PaaI family thioesterase codes for the protein MDDTIPEGFGPHVRKSPLTDPWEPLYARQASDRLVLGVRVRPEHCNSRNMPHGGFLAALADNAMGLSLGVNLAAARQPVGGLVTVSLTVDYLGSAKLGQWLAFDTDFVKLGRSICFAEATVRADGAPIARARATFKVLEAKATA
- the gltB gene encoding glutamate synthase large subunit, giving the protein MSEMDLYLKNRQALIDGHAYDPSTERDACGVGLVCAIDGKPRREVVELAIKALKALWHRGAIDADGKTGDGAGVLVSVPQDFFIDQVRRTGHALRSGPIGVGQIFLPRTDLGAQEACRTIVEAEALRFGFYIYGWRQVPVDTSVIGEKANATRPEIEQIMLAGPAGLEGEALERALFLCRKRIEKRVHAQNISDFYICSLSAKSLIYKGMFLAEHIDEFYPDLKDERFAAAVAIFHQRYSTNTFPQWRLAQPFRMLAHNGEINTIKGNVNWMKSHEIKMAAQAFGEFGDDVKPVIQPGGSDSANLDNTFEVLVRAGRDAPMAKALLVPEAANPKMKDAHKALYSYCNAVMEPWDGPAALCATDGRWVVAGKDRSGLRPLRVAYTDDGLVIMGSEAGMCGVEEARITRKLAISPGRMIAIDLAEGRLYGENEIIDELAERHPYTEWLGNMVDLEKQIGPGPEPRKYGREELTRRQAAAGYSLEDLEMVLAPMVEEGKEAVGSMGDDTPLAVLSEKYRPLSHYFRQNFSQVTNPPIDPLRETGVMSLKTRFKNLGNILAQDAAQADVYVLESPVLTTGMYERIHGLLGEKNVAVIDCTMPLPAAEARAGDALRANLDRIRAEAEDAVLRGCGAIVLTDEASAEDRVALPMILATGGVHAHLVGKGLRSYVSIIVRSAECLDTHYFAVLVGVGATAVNAYLAQESFQDRLERGLLGEKSLRDVCINFKTAIEAGLLKIISKMGISVISSYRGGYNFEAVGLSRALAAEFFPGMPSRISGIGFAGIESKTVELHRKAWGETAVTLPVGGLYKARRSGEAHAFEARLMHTLQTACDTGDYELYRRWSNGLRTQKPIQLRDLLDWRSDRNPISTDDVESVNEIRKRFVTPGMSLGALGPEAHGALNIAMNRIGAKSVSGEGGEDSARYKPLPNGDNPNSAIKQVASGRFGVTAEYLNQCVELEIKVAQGAKPGEGGQLPGFKVTEMIARLRHATPGVMLISPPPHHDIYSIEDLAQLIYDLKQINPVARVTVKLVAATGIGAIAAGVAKAKADVILVAGGVGGTGASPQTSVKYAGGPWEMGLSEANQVLTLNNLRHSVVLRADGGMRTGRDIVIAAMMGAEEFGIGTASLVAMGCIMVRQCHSNTCPVGVCTQDEALRAKFTGTPDKVINLFTFVAEEVREILAGLGFRSLQEIVGRTDLLAQVSRGGEHLDDLDLNPLLVRADPGANKPYNTVVGRNAVPDTLDAQIVRDAAPLLERGEKMQLTYTVRSTARTIGTRTSSHIVRKFGMKGLPAGHLTVQLKGSAGQSLGAFAVQGLRIELTGEANDYVGKGLSGATIVIKPARGLAAPETNTLIGNTVLFGATSGRLFAAGQAGERFAVRNSGATTVVEGCGANGCEYMTGGQVVILGPTGGNFGAGMTGGMAFVLDQHDRFEDNINPDSIVVQRLASPYWEGVLRSLIAEHARETDSVFAAALLRDWDRVRDQFWQVCPKEMISRLPQPLAAEEAVHERA